In the Streptomyces sp. 3214.6 genome, GGCGCGCCCCCCAGTCCCCGCCGGCCCCCCGAGATCAACATCGCCTCGTCGGGAGCGGGAACGCGGTATCCGAACATCTCTCTTCTGCTCCTCAGTCGGCGTCGGCGAGATCGCCGAGCGCGTCCAATGGATCCCTCCACTCGATGACGCCGACCTCGCGACATCCACGCGATTCGATCACCAGGACCGTCGCCCCAGTGGGTAGAGGATCCTCCGACCAGGCGAGAAAGGTCTCGGAACCGCCCCTGACCCGCACCAGGATCTCGCCGGGGCCCGCGGAACCGCGGGTTCCGACGAGCACCTTCCCCGTACAGCCGATCACGGCCTCATCCTGCGGCATCACCGGCCGCCCTCCAACGCTCTGGCCCACGGTTCAGACGATAGACCCACCAGGGCCGGGGGCCCAACGGGCACGACGATTCGGCCCGCGGGGGCGGGCATACCGCCTTTCCCACGACGGGAAACCGGGCCGGGACGACGGGGGCCCGCACGAGGCCGAGGAGCCTCGCCTGCTGCGCGGCGGTCAGGGCGGTGCTACCTCCTCGTGGCGGACGGTGACCGTTTCGCCGTCGATCTCCATCGAGGTCGGCTCCGAACCCCAGAAGCAGGGGCGCCGCGCTGCACCTCGCGGGTGCTCTCGGCGAGCACGAGGTCGCCGAGCGTCCGCACGGGTCCCTGGTCGGACGTCTGCGCCGGCCCGGCCCGACGCAGCAGACCACGCAGCCGCTCGTTCTCGCCGCGCAGCCGGCGCAGCACCTCGACGCCGTCCACGTCGGGCAGCATCCCGTCGACCATCAGCACGCGAACCGTGCCTTCACGGGTACCGGGGACGCCAGACATGGGCCGAGGTTCGCTCGGTGCGCTGTGAGAACCGGGTGCGCGAGCTGAGCGCGTGCCAGGAGGACGTCAGCGGCGCGGTGACCGGCGGACGGTCAGGACGGCGACGTCGTCGTGCCGGCGGCCCCCGCCGGCGAACCCGCGGGCGTCCTCGTGCAGCGCCCGGGGCAGCTCGGTGGGGGAGAGGTCCAGGTGCTTCATCAGGCGTTCGTCGACCGGGTAGAACGTGCCGTCGGCGGCGCGGGTCTCGGTGAGGCCGTCGGTGGTCAGCAGCAGCGTCGAACCGGCCGGGAACGCGAACCAGTCCACGGTCGTGGGCTCGGCGGCCAGTTCGGCGAGCCCGAGCGGGACGCCGGAGTCCAGCGGCGGAGTGCTGACGGCGCCCTCGTGCACCAGCCGGGGCGGGACGTGCCCGCAGTTGACGGCCTGCACCTCCTCGCCCGCGTCGACGCCGATGATGAGGGCGGTGACGAACCGCTCGTCGTCGCCGGTCTGTTCGGCGTAGGAGTTGTGTCGGACGACGGAGGCGTCCAGGGCGTCGACGAGCGCGGTGAGCGTGGGCTCGCGGTGGGCCGCCTCGCGGAAGGCGCCGATGACGGCGAACGCGGCGCCCACGGCGGCCAGGCCCTTGCCCTGCACGTCGCCGATGAGCACCCGCGTGCCCCAGGGCGAGGCGACGACGTCGTAGATGTCGCCGCCCACGAGCCGGTCCTCCTGCACGGGTTCGTAGACGCCGTTGACCAGGACGTCGTCGGTGAGCAGGGGGAGGGGGTGGAGGATGTGCCGCTGCATGGCGGCGGCGGTGGAGCGCAGCCGCAGCATCTCGTGCTCGCGCCCGATACGCCGGTGGCAGGCGTAGACGGAGGCGGCTCCGAGGGCGAGGGTGAGCAGTACCAGCAGCGTCCGGTCGAGCGGTCGGCCGCCGTTGCCGCTGCGCAGCAGCACGGTGAGGGTGACGAAGAGAGTGGTCCACGCGGCGACGAACTTCGTCTGCTGGACGGTGCACAGTGCCGACGCCGTCCCCGGCAGGAAGACCAGCAGTCCGAGGAGCCACACCTCGGACCCGGACAGGACGCCGAGGACCTCCACCAGGACCGTCACCGACAGCACCCCGACGACCGTCTCGGCGTTGCTCGGAGGCTCGATGGCATCGAGGGTGTCGGCGGCTCTCTTCCGACGGATACCGATCATGGGAACTCCCGGGCAGGCGGTGATCTCTCTGTACCTTAGACAGCCGACCGGCCCGGCGGACGCCGCCACGACCCCTCGGTCCTCGGCTCACGTCCCTCGGCTCACCGGGCCGCCCGCCCCGCAGCCCCGCCCCCATTTCCCGCCGCCCCTAGGGCGGTGTCGCGTCCGGCGGTTCCGGGTGGGTGGGCGGCGGTTCCGGGTGGGCGTCCGGCGGTTCCGGATGGGCGGGTGGTTCCGGGATGGGTGCGGGGGGCTGGGGCGGCAGGTCGGCTCCGTGGACGAGGACGATCTGCGGGCCGGGTATCGCCACGAACCGGGCCGGGTGGTGGCGCCGCTCCTGCCCGGGCTCGGTGACCGCGAGCGGCCACTGGAGCACGAGGTCGCCCTCGCCGAGCGTGTCCCGTTCACCGTCGAGGCTCAGCAGCTTCCCCTCCCACAGCCGTCCGTCGGTCAACTCCACCGCCAGCCACAGCGAATGCCCCGGCGGAGTCAGCTCGACGGCCCTGCGCAGCGGGGGAGAGGGGGTGTGCCGGACCGACGTGCCCTTGTAGCGGGCGACCGCCAGCCCGGCCGACCCCGCGATCCCCAGGCTGATCGTGAACGCCAGGACACCCGACCAGATGGCCTGCCAGGGATGAACGGTGAGGTAGGCGGAGCCCTTCAGCAGCCCTTCGAGCGGCAGCAGCGCCGTCCAGTGCGGCGCGAACAGCAGCACCACCAGCGTCCCCACGGCGCTGCCCGCGGCCCCCACGCACACCAGGTCCACGAGTTCCAGGAGCGAGGTGCGCCGGCGTCGCGCTCGACGCACCTCGACGATACGGACGTAGACGTACCCGGGTGCGGCGGAGACGAGCAGCACGACGAGCGCGACGACACTGGTCGGCATCTTCCCCCCTTGCCTTCCCCCTTGCCTTGTCGCCTACCTTCGCGTCTGGGGCTCCCCGCCACTCGTCGGTGGTGGTGGCGGTGGTGGTGGCGGCTGTTGGGCGTTCGCGCTGCCGAAGGGGTCCGGTAGCCCGGCCGCCCCGGGGTCGGGCTCAGCCGGCATGTCGGTCCCTCGCGGGTCCGAGTTCTCGGTGAACTCACCTTGGGGCAGGAGGTCCTGGAGGTCCGCGTGCGTGTGGACGAGCTCCGCGAGTTCCTCCTGGAATTCGTCGTTGTCCAGACCGTGGGAGCGGTCGTAGAACTCGATCAGAGCGGCTCGGGTCCCCTCGGAGAGCCTGTGCCACCCGGCGTGGACGGCCTTTCGGACCCGCGCGTCGGTGACGCCACGCGGCAGAGTGGGAAAGGCGGGACGTCCGGAATCGGAACGGCTGGAAGGCACGGTCGCTGACACCTCCGGAGACGGCTGGCTGAGGGCGCCCGGACATCCTGCCAGTCTCAGTCCTGTCAAGGAGAACCTTTTCTCACACAAATCTGTTCATCGGTACGTAATCTGGGGGGACGAGAGCGCGCCTCGCCTCGGCCGTCCGAAGACGTCACCGGGGCCTGAGGCCCGGGCAAGGGGGCACGGCACGGTGGTCGGGCAGAACAGGCCTTGTGAGTACCGGGACTTCACCGTTCGCCTGGTCCGGACATACCCGACAGACGGTACCGGTGACACCGGGGGCGGTGCCGGGAGGCTCCGTTTCGACGTGTACGCGGCGGAGGACGGGGTCCGGGTCCCGGACAGGTCGCTTCACATCGAGAACGTACGGCAGTTCGCGGAGAGGTTCGACGAACTCGGCGTCACCGACTCCGACATGGCGAGCATCATGGGGAGCGCGCTGCTTCCCAAGCCCGTCGACGCCTGCTTCCGGGCCGCCTTGGAGGACGCCCGGCAGCGGCGGGCCGGAGTCCGGCTGTGCATCGAGACCACCGACCCCGAACTGGCCGCCGTCCCCTGGGAGATCTGCACCGTGGAGGTGAACACCGCGGGCGGCGGACCGGAACGGCGGTTCCTGTACCGCCACGAGGCCGTGTCCGTGGCACGCAGGCGTGTCGGCTCCTTCCGGCCGCCGGAAGTGGAAGCCTTCGCCCGCGAGGCCGGGGCGGTGGTCGTGGCCACCGCGCTGGACGTCGTCGACCGCCACGGCCGCTTCGGACTCCAGGAGCGCAAGCCCGGCGTCGGCGGGCACATCTCCGCGATCAGCGCCGCGCAGGCGGCCGATCGGCTCCAGGGCACACGCTACGAGCCGGTGGTGACCCAGGACCCCGTCAGCCGCGACCAGCTGTGCGACGTCCTCGCCACCCGGGCCTGGGCGTTCGTGTTCGGCGGCCACGGCACCGCCGACGGCATCGTGCTCACCGGGCCCGGCGGCCGCGAGGACCTGGAGCTGATGACCGCGACCGACCTCGCCCGCGTCCTGCACGCCGCGAACGTGCAGGTCGCCGTCCTCGCCGCATGCCACACGGCCACTGAGAGAGGCCCCGGCGCCGTCGACACGCCGAGCGGCTGGAGCAGCGTGGCCGGGACACTCGTCGACGGCGGAGTCCCCTGGGTGATCGGGATACGCGGCCTGGTGGACGACAAGGTGGCGGCCGAGCTGACCCGGCAGTTCCTGGCCGGGCTGAGGGACGGCGACTCCGTGGAGAACGCGCTGGCCCGGGCCCGCGACGAGGTGGGCAATCCCGGCTGGCTCCCCGTGCTCCACACCTCCGAGTCCGCGCCGGACGCCCGGTTCCGGCCACCGGCGCAGGCCGTGGCGCGCGAGGAACTCACGGCGTTCCCGGCCGTGTCGGGGGAGCGGGCCACCGCGGGTCGGCTCGTATACGACGAGGGCCCGTGCCGGCTCGACGTCCTGTGGGGTCTCGACCGGGGCCCGATCCGCGGCGTGCTGGCCGACTGGCCCGACACCCGGCTCGCCGACGAACTCGACCGCGTGGAGGACGGCCCGCTGGCGCCCGCCACCACACCCCCCGAACGCCGGGAGGCCGGGACCGCGCAGTTACCCCGGCGGAGGTGGTACGAGCTGCGGTGCGACGGCGCGGAGGTCCCGGGCTCTCCGGACGCGCTGAACC is a window encoding:
- a CDS encoding DUF6338 family protein; the protein is MPTSVVALVVLLVSAAPGYVYVRIVEVRRARRRRTSLLELVDLVCVGAAGSAVGTLVVLLFAPHWTALLPLEGLLKGSAYLTVHPWQAIWSGVLAFTISLGIAGSAGLAVARYKGTSVRHTPSPPLRRAVELTPPGHSLWLAVELTDGRLWEGKLLSLDGERDTLGEGDLVLQWPLAVTEPGQERRHHPARFVAIPGPQIVLVHGADLPPQPPAPIPEPPAHPEPPDAHPEPPPTHPEPPDATPP
- a CDS encoding CHAT domain-containing protein, with translation MYAAEDGVRVPDRSLHIENVRQFAERFDELGVTDSDMASIMGSALLPKPVDACFRAALEDARQRRAGVRLCIETTDPELAAVPWEICTVEVNTAGGGPERRFLYRHEAVSVARRRVGSFRPPEVEAFAREAGAVVVATALDVVDRHGRFGLQERKPGVGGHISAISAAQAADRLQGTRYEPVVTQDPVSRDQLCDVLATRAWAFVFGGHGTADGIVLTGPGGREDLELMTATDLARVLHAANVQVAVLAACHTATERGPGAVDTPSGWSSVAGTLVDGGVPWVIGIRGLVDDKVAAELTRQFLAGLRDGDSVENALARARDEVGNPGWLPVLHTSESAPDARFRPPAQAVAREELTAFPAVSGERATAGRLVYDEGPCRLDVLWGLDRGPIRGVLADWPDTRLADELDRVEDGPLAPATTPPERREAGTAQLPRRRWYELRCDGAEVPGSPDALNLLVSRPYGWNLHMKAHPDGSSTGFVVCWDAPRRCAAGAVRPAVDLMRAVASLLPGAAVLLHIRGDDEEALLGAAEEAAGSLPARDDGSGIAPAVLTRVRWGDTAWRTATETGRPRDAEAGVPPDAASSGQLTARARVDRYKRKRGQLDAAEQRLNAARTFIAELEADDEDSGLLADPAFLASEVFRVGTRPAVEALLTVLARERDDDEERYASLAAAATREDHLDVWLAAAEGLPTASGEPAEGARPIDPLWLPPALFPEAVRTRVALGLLRRGDDPARAVPGPHWDGQVPQDLRRVFAYLRSAPKGRDTAEGRAADLKFLLGLRSYEAAATALRAGVGQSLSIRELSPAEPKCPDGRLSPAGWAALASRPLERASVRLLSGELAEWMQRAVGFHRNPAEPDGDNLRFAEGLRRALFTPHPPFAASV
- a CDS encoding PP2C family protein-serine/threonine phosphatase — translated: MIGIRRKRAADTLDAIEPPSNAETVVGVLSVTVLVEVLGVLSGSEVWLLGLLVFLPGTASALCTVQQTKFVAAWTTLFVTLTVLLRSGNGGRPLDRTLLVLLTLALGAASVYACHRRIGREHEMLRLRSTAAAMQRHILHPLPLLTDDVLVNGVYEPVQEDRLVGGDIYDVVASPWGTRVLIGDVQGKGLAAVGAAFAVIGAFREAAHREPTLTALVDALDASVVRHNSYAEQTGDDERFVTALIIGVDAGEEVQAVNCGHVPPRLVHEGAVSTPPLDSGVPLGLAELAAEPTTVDWFAFPAGSTLLLTTDGLTETRAADGTFYPVDERLMKHLDLSPTELPRALHEDARGFAGGGRRHDDVAVLTVRRSPRR